A genomic segment from Rhizoctonia solani chromosome 11, complete sequence encodes:
- a CDS encoding proteophosphoglycan ppg4, with product MATVLCPSLVALDPVPCNDPSCSASHTHTPAFCDPCKAVHAQVHSSIHLASVGHRLRVEGPVAPVRCIVCCPLGQEPTAQFLFVGPEHYAVHARTSAHRARLSKLKPEPSVGMGRPSFDRPYASRASTSMVPPRSMTSPGPGSRPSSSMSFDGGAANAPPGPSPHRLADTEYVLCALCHTVLPVPPVDLAFLREHGKPTNRVVSHSSDATVKDSRPRRRIKDDEDETSTVLTTTDPQAEIETRKSLVLAHHNAHDTEHARRLRFPRFKEAWERRMKKQGTLDGTPDPEPEDEEEQVEPEQPPSRAILSPGQIAASPSQLSLSSLSASPSVAVMGLDGEDVYATYGRALKAFEARSAVGITAPPPPPPPPKKRDDDDESIVDWESRLRSSESPPQASFQLPPRAPSSQAHSVSSASTTFSYDSMGRRYVRGENGRAYRVDADGRMIMNGASVPVQIPSNLLPSLSPMTHSTDLDSEPDKLSLDERGFREPGPPPALPGKTTSRFSEPGPPPPLPRAGSRTSSPAPGVVKPRTSSPLPPSAPAAKFSPAAKPMPFNHPHHLALPLHPSHAGRSRFRRPASQPYMPSPSPPPRLAFDTYGRVLKLGMLGWERDSSGVLQLGPQSNEGSALTSSAPPSTSSVVAPSAPASETSSQPSVQEEEEEEQPPSPPRSPTPEPEPERSRAPSPIGTEVGVPRGVATVLAPQRYTLIPGRSETSSTPATSPPPSQLWRAASSQLGFSGSANSQLGFGGATLNFGTGLEKGLVSGLGLETVPSHLASTLGGSISRPAHGRSASASVRSSSAQPSFRTPEPPVRSFSVSQPVRTTILPARVEREVPSSTAATGNGQAQSSGAVTAGYTPPSLYQSTGPTTRSIRPVVARKSTGEWARLEGKEGEGVAVGAGVSGPAAGGWKNRSGSESEGGDKSHSEASQLIREFSGKAPKPAEAPKVVEVPKAVAEAPKPAVDAPKPTVGAHKVTVGASRAPVGNSNGNGNGHARVISRTSTLPSRTTARAISSSPTPMPAPARNPSSSSILGNESIYATTSRRTFGPSGAEPTRAFSPSAAWSSLAPASPRSQSTQSEVDEFGSFDQNVEVQPFDEKQFLADLGFGITIPPPKVRGPPSPSEEGSPVYERGGSQGKGKSPASAKTWSPASAKGKSPGRVQDVKGKGRAVVPSDDEEEGDETQGEESLPPSPVKRRASAPFVGTTTTRRQISLGPRQSLPTSIPAPVSAPAPARAETPPPVTPVRAIPQSSPPEQPTRRVTIRAPEPVLKSTGPIAQPLPAPSNPSTPAPKPSTPVDKPSTPVDKPSKFGFNSSTPISRPSPLTRGSTIRARAPSSPARLLNPSERFFQTGPQDPPRSSDGIVRRWIVVSGYGRYAGSVVSGYEREGSVISGYDGGSVVSGYDDDRSVVSERVDDRSLFPRMDDKSVVSEREDAESEVGAPHPLVTLPPSLQLRALELMSPSSDAPSSIVTPLSPHMIQVLQSQGINVDEPISEESDRSMEAIAQHIVGMNLHETLGSPEPIGIEIFGRVDSGSELTSPVAPPGAPSDAGSLFSRVASPKPVPAVARLTLAPRLSMIRSETPGSTRTKTPPVTPPKATHVSPPKASDITPPKNSHIVTPPKGPLFARGLDSTPKSQRSARPESFAAPAHPESPPDDTSRDKPADRAASFPADQSRAIRPTKRNPSFLGGMESQGHSHFGLDSAAMRVAENPNVEPDSEPPTPTSSAPRVSERPLRGPLPQQQQDANEEEEYDEVDPEEAEGEKMTGARTETADDDGLDHLTESIGEPFGLQAQADTPPNMEQSFESNRAQNGGMLGSGPLYSSPRVVSPPPLPEGFDTQFIDHRTPEAQAPMTPNEMEVFQTYGGEMAMPEEVLALQPIMCDACRAPMAASKWYEHISRSAHRRNAAHYAQWKFDHLTARYPDVDSRELWAQATRLDPRGALPTEYAFCEVCQVFLIRGDTDHFDGKKHLKCLKAIALRDADELESVRGSVSEEEDAPPHRPPMLASQRGVDWTQPRARSTVGARSALGHRAFPSGDERHETI from the exons ATGGCGACCGTGCTCTGTCCGTCGCTGGTTGCACTCGATCCTGTACCTTGTAACGACCCATCATGCAGCGCATCGCACACACACACCCCAGCCTTTTGCGACCCATGTAAAGCGGTACACGCCCAAGTCCACTCGTCGATCCATCTGGCCAGCGTCGGCCACAGACTACGCGTCGAGGGCCCCGTAGCGCCTGTCCGGTGCATAGTATGCTGTCCACTCGGCCAAGAGCCCACTGCGCAGTTTTTGTTCGTCGGTCCCGAGCATTATGCGGTCCATGCACGCACCTCTGCCCACCGAGCACGTCTAAGCAAGCTCAAGCCTGAGCCGAGCGTTGGCATGGGACGACCCAGCTTTGACCGACCGTATGCGTCTCGGGCCTCTACGTCCATGGTTCCCCCACGGAGCATGACGTCCCCTGGTCCCGGCTCGCGTCCCTCGAGTAGCATGTCCTTTGACGGCGGCGCAGCGAATGCTCCCCCAGGTCCCTCTCCCCACCGTTTGGCAGATACCGAATACGTTCTATGCGCGTTATGTCATACTGTCTTGCCCGTTCCTCCGGTGGATTTAGCCTTCCTGCGCGAGCATGGGAAACCTACGAACCGAGTCGTCAGCCATAGCTCAGATGCCACCGTCAAGGATAGCAGACCTCGACGACGAATCAaagatgatgaagatgagaCGAGCACAGTTCTGACCACGACTGATCCCCAGGCCGAGATTGAGACCCGCAAATCCCTCGTCCTCGCGCATCACAACGCCCACGATACCGAACATGCTCGGCGCTTACGATTCCCTAGGTTCAAAGAGGCATGGGAGAGGAGAATGAAGAAGCAGGGCACTCTTGACGGTACTCCAGATCCCGAGcccgaagacgaggaagaacagGTCGAGCCCGAACAGCCTCCCTCTCGTGCCATTTTATCGCCTGGTCAGATCGCTGCCTCGCCTTCGCAGCtcagcctcagctcccttagcGCGTCACCCAGTGTGGCGGTCATGGGCCTGGATGGAGAAGACGTCTATGCGACATACGGTCGGGCCCTCAAGGCTTTCGAGGCGCGTTCGGCTGTGGGTATCACggctccccctccccctcctcccccgcCCAAAAAAcgcgacgacgacgacgagtcTATTGTCGATTGGGAGTCCCGCCTCAGATCTTCCGAGTCTCCGCCCCAGGCCTCTTTCCAGCTTCCTCCACGCGCTCCATCCTCCCAGGCCCATAGTGTTTCGTCCGCCTCGACAACGTTTTCCTATGACTCTATGGGCCGCCGGTACGTGAGAGGTGAAAACGGACGAGCTTATCGCGTAGATGCCGATGGCCGAATGATCATGAACGGTGCGTCGGTGCCCGTCCAGATCCCCTCGAACCTTTTGCCTAGTCTGAGCCCCATGACCCATTCCACAGATTTAGATTCTGAACCTGACAAGCTCAGTCTGGACGAGAGAGGCTTTAGGGAACCTGGTCCCCCACCTGCATTGCCCGGAAAGACGACCTCGAGGTTTTCAGAGCCCGGTCCCCCACCGCCTCTACCCAGAGCTGGGTCTCGTACTTCTTCTCCTGCGCCCGGAGTCGTCAAGCCTCGAACGTCTTCGCCTCTTCCCCCATCAGCTCCTGCCGCCAAGTTCTCGCCCGCGGCTAAACCCATGCCATTCAACCACCCCCACCACCTCGCCCTCCCTCTGCACCCATCCCACGCCGGTCGGTCTCGGTTTCGTCGGCCGGCATCTCAGCCATATATGCCTTCTCCCTCTCCTCCCCCGAGACTCGCATTCGACACGTACGGGAGAGTGCTCAAGCTGGGCATGCTCGGCTGGGAGAGGGATTCGAGCGGAGTGTTACAATTGGGTCCGCAATCGAATGAGGGTAGTGCGCTCACTTCGTCTGCCCCGCCTTCGACTTCGTCTGTCGTGGCTCCCTCTGCGCCTGCCTCCGAGACGAGCTCTCAGCCTTCCGTtcaagaggaagaggaagaggaacaaCCGCCTTCACCTCCCCGCTCGCCCACCCCTGAACCAGAGCCAGAACGTTCTCGCGCGCCATCGCCTATTGGTACAGAGGTTGGCGTCCCGAGGGGTGTAGCGACCGTCTTGGCCCCTCAGAGGTACACACTTATTCCGGGCCGGAGTGAAACGAGTTCAACGCCTGCTACGAGCCCACCCCCCTCT CAGCTTTGGCGCGCAGCAAGCTCCCAACTCGGGTTTTCGGGCAGCGCAAATTCTCAGCTCGGCTTTGGCGGCGCCACACTCAACTTTGGAACCGGACTCGAAAAGGGGCTCGTCAGCGGCCTGGGGCTCGAGACCGTCCCGTCCCACCTGGCGAGCACACTCGGAGGATCCATTTCCCGGCCGGCACACGGGCGAAGCGCGTCCGCGTCGGTGAGAAGCTCGAGCGCCCAGCCGTCGTTCCGGACTCCCGAGCCCCCCGTCCGGAGCTTTTCGGTCTCGCAGCCGGTCCGGACGACGATTCTCCCTGCGCGGGTCGAGCGCGAGGTACCCTCGAGCACTGCGGCTACTGGAAACGGGCAAGCCCAGTCGAGTGGGGCTGTTACGGCGGGGTATACGCCACCGTCGTTGTATCAGTCTACGGGACCGACGACGCGCTCGATTCGTCCGGTCGTTGCTCGCAAGTCGACGGGCGAGTGGGCGCGGTTGGAGGGCAAGGAGGGTGAAGGAGTCGCGGTCGGGGCTGGTGTTTCTGGTCCTGCTGCTGGAGGATGGAAGAACCGA AGCGGCAGCGAGAGCGAGGGCGGAGACAAGAGTCATAGCGAGGCCAGCCAGTTGATTCGAGAGTTTAGCGGCAAGGCTCCCAAGCCGGCGGAGGCTCCGAAAGTAGTCGAGGTTCCCAAGGCGGTTGCCGAAGCTCCCAAGCCAGCTGTCGACGCGCCCAAGCCTACAGTCGGAGCACACAAAGTGACGGTCGGAGCGTCCAGAGCACCAGTCGGAAACAgtaatggcaatggcaacGGCCACGCACGAGTCATCTCACGCACGAGCACCCTGCCCTCACGAACGACCGCCCGAGCCATTTCGTCCAGCCCGACCCCCATGCCCGCTCCAGCGCGGAACCCGTCCAGCTCGTCCATCCTCGGCAACGAGTCGATCTACGCCACGACCAGCCGCCGGACGTTTGGCCCATCCGGCGCGGAACCCACGCGCGCATTTAGCCCCTCGGCGGCCTGGAGCTCGCTCGCGCCCGCGAGTCCGCGTTCGCAGAGCACACAATCTGAAGTAGATGAGTTTGGGAGTTTTG ATCAAAACGTTGAAGTTCAGCCATTTGACGAGAAACAATTCTTGGCGGATTTGGGGTTCGGGATTACCATTCCTCCTCCCAAGGTTAGGGGCCCTCCCTCCCCCAGCGAAGAGGGGTCGCCTGTATATGAGAGAGGCGGTTCTCAAGGCAAGGGAAAAAGCCCAGCTTCGGCCAAAACTTGGAGTCCGGCGTCAGCAAAGGGCAAGAGCCCCGGGCGTGTCCAAGATGTCAAAGGCAAAGGACGAGCCGTAGTGCCCTCGGACGACGAAGAAGAGGGCGACGAAACGCAAGGAGAAGAATCGTTGCCTCCTTCGCCTGTTAAGAGAAGAGCTTCGGCTCCTTTTGTTGGGACCACCACGACTAGACGTCAGATTTCGCTTGGTCCTCGTCAGAGTCTTCCTACTTCCATTCCCGCTCCTGTTTCTGCTCCTGCGCCTGCTCGCGCGGAGACCCCACCCCCAGTCACTCCTGTTCGTGCTATTCCTCAAAGTTCGCCCCCAGAACAACCCACTCGACGCGTTACGATCCGAGCTCCCGAGCCGGTTCTCAAGTCGACTGGCCCTATTGCTCAGCCTCTCCCTGCCCCGTCGAATCCCTCTACACCTGCTCCAAAGCCATCCACTCCTGTCGACAAGCCATCCACTCCTGTCGACAAGCCATCTAAATTCGGGTTCAACTCTTCGACTCCCATCTCACGACCTTCCCCTCTCACACGAGGCTCAACCATCCGAGCGCGCGCCCCCTCCTCTCCAGC TCGCCTGCTCAACCCAAGCGAGCGCTTCTTCCAAACCGGTCCTCAAGACCCGCCGCGCTCGTCCGATGGGATCGTCCGTCGCTGGATCGTTGTCTCTGGCTACGGGCGTTACGCTGGATCGGTCGTGTCTGGATACGAACGCGAGGGGTCGGTTATTTCTGGATACGACGGTGGATCGGTCGTTTCTGGGTACGATGATGATAGGTCTGTAGTTTCGGAGCGGGTGGACGACAGGTCGTTGTTTCCGCGGATGGATGACAAGTCTGTCGTGTCCGAGAGGGAAGATGCCGAATCTGAAGTTG GTGCGCCTCATCCACTTGTGACTCTTCCTCCATCTCTGCAATTGCGGGCATTGGAATTGATGAGTCCTTCGAGCGATGCTCCCTCCTCGATCGTTACGCCGCTCTCTCCTCATATGATTCAAGTCCTCCAATCCCAGGGAATCAACGTCGACGAGCCCATCTCTGAGGAGTCTGACAGAAGCATGGAGGCAATCGCCCAACACATCGTTGGCATGAACCTCCACGAGACGCTTGGGTCCCCCGAACctattgggattgaaatctTTGGACGTGTCGACTCTGGCTCCGAGCTTACATCCCCAGTTGCTCCTCCTGGTGCCCCCTCGGATGCAGGATCGTTGTTCTCCCGTGTCGCGTCGCCCAAACCGGTCCCCGCTGTTGCGCGTTTGACTTTGGCTCCACGTTTGAGTATGATTCGTTCGGAGACCCCTGGATCTACACGTACCAAGACACCGCCTGTTACTCCTCCCAAAGCAACTCACGTTTCTCCCCCTAAAGCGAGCGATATTACTCCCCCCAAGAACAGCCACATCGTTACTCCTCCCAAAGGGCCCCTATTCGCTCGAGGACTCGACAGCACTCCCAAGTCTCAGCGATCCGCTCGTCCAGAATCGTTCGCCGCCCCTGCTCATCCCGAGTCGCCGCCAGATGATACGTCCAGGGACAAGCCGGCGGACCGAGCAGCATCTTTTCCCGCGGACCAGAGTCGAGCTATTCGTCCCACGAAGAGAAACCCAAG TTTCTTG GGCGGAATGGAATCTCAAGGACACAGTCATTTCGGACTTGACTCTGCCGCCATGCGTGTAGCCGAGAATCCGAACGTAGAGCCGGATAGTGAACCACCCACACCAACATCGAGCGCGCCTCGGGTTAGTGAAAGGCCTTTGAGGGGACCACTTCctcaacaacaacaagacgctaatgaggaagaggaatatgatGAGGTAGATCCAGAAGAGGCCGAGGGAGAGAAGATGACG GGTGCGAGGACTGAAACTGCTGACGATGATGGGCTCGATCACCTGACCGAGAGCATTGGCGAGCCGTTTGGGCTCCAAGCTCAAGCTGATACTCCACCAAACATGGAACAATCTTTCGAGTCTAATCGTGCGCAAAACGGAGGCATGCTCGGCTCTGGTCCGTTGTATAGTTCCCCACGAGTAGTTTCGCCACCCCCGCTTCCAGAAGGCTTCGACACCCAATTTATCGATCATCGTACCCCAGAGGCCCAAGCCCCCATGACACCAAACGAAATGGAAGTGTTCCAGACTTATGGAGGAGAAATGGCGATGCCTGAAGAGGTACTTGCCCTCCAGCCCATCATGTGTGATGCATGCCGCGCACCCATGGCTGCCTCCAAGTGGTACGAGCATATCTCCAGATCTGCGCACCGACGCAATGCCGCGCACTATGCTCAGTGGAAATTCGATCACCTTACTGCCCGCTATCCCGATGTCGACTCACGTGAACTCTGGGCGCAAGCCACCCGACTCGACCCCCGTGGGGCTCTCCCTACCGAGTACGCCTTTTGCGAGGTCTGCCAAGTCTTCCTTATTCGTGGTGATACAGACCATTTCGATGGGAAGAAACATTTGAAGTGCTTAAAGGCGATTGCGTTGCGCGATGCGGATGAGTTGGAGAGTGTGCGTGGCAGTGTTAGTGAGGAAGAGGATGCGCCGCCGCACCGGCCTCCGATGCTCGCGTCGCAAAGGGGTGTTGACTGGACTCAACCTCGCGCGCGGTCAACAGTGGGTGCGCGGAGCGCGCTTGGGCATCGAGCATTCCCGTCGGGCGATGAACGGCACGAGACGATTTGA